In the Scatophagus argus isolate fScaArg1 chromosome 11, fScaArg1.pri, whole genome shotgun sequence genome, caacACAGTCCAGTAAGCTGGGTAAAACCgctcaaacaaatcaaagaatGGCCGACAGAGCGTGTGCCAGTGTTATTTATAGTGATAATAATCTCCAAGCTGTCCATGGACTTCAGATAACCCAGAGGACCAGCTGCTGATTAACATATTATGACGTCCCTCTTGACCGACTAAAACTCACACAAACTGAGAAACCCGAAGATGCACAGACACGAATCTTCCCACGGaagcaacattttctttcttatttcatGAACCTGAGCTTCTTGGCACAGAGGTGTTAGTCAGAGAGAAAACCTGTGACCTTTGAGTGACTGGATAGAGTCTCAGCCACTCCCACCCTGCTgctcttccacacacacacacacacacacacaccctgcagtAAAAGGAGAAAGTTAAGACCTGACACAGTTCTCTGGAATGCAAACTTAGTCCCCTCTGATCCGCTCATGTGGAactaaataaaagcacagtagCGGGAGAGTGAGCTGAGCGCAGAGCAGATATCTCATCGTGGTCCTGCTTTAAGAGCACTGCTTTTATGTCTGTAAATACACTACTGTACACTACTCTACGATTCAGCACGCATTACACTGTGCTATCCAAGCAAGGCAGGATCCTAGTGCGCCTCAGAGGCCTAAAAGGTTGCTCCACTTCTCATTACACTACAGTGACACACTGCCCTGCCTGCCACAAAACTGTGTTTTAACAGAGAACAATGGCAAAATGCTTTGCCAACACCGCTTTCTTTTGATCACTCAGGGCAAGACTGGCTTCCAAAAGGCGGGGGGGGCATATTGTCCTTAAACCTCTCTGGACAGGACCTATCAGCGCTGCTCAATAATAGATGAGTGCAGGCGCTGCACAGTTTCACCGCAGCATCATGACTCTGCGATAGCGATGAAGACGGCAccgagagagtgagaggaggaggcacGTCGTAGTAACAACAGCTCATCCAGCTGCGCGCAGTGCGCTCCCTCCAGACAGCTGCTGATGATGGCGACACACACCATCACCCCGCAGCGGCGGACTGGTCTGAAACGCCCTTTTATTTAATGGGCTTTTGGGTCTGAGGGCGAGAGGGATGTGATGTTACTTCTCTGTTacacagctgcagtgtgggTTACAACAGATCTCCTTTCAGTCACATCCTGAACACCATTAAGCACAGGAGCTACTATCACCTCAAATAATACACGCATTCTTCTGGCTCTGCCTATTCATGTGCGCATGAGAGGTACGGGATCTGCGTCTGAATAAAAACTAAGGGTAAAGCCCTTCTAAATATGGGATAAAAAAGGCGTGTGTGATGAGAATAAAAcgattcctttttttttctctttctccacgACGCAGCATTGAACTTCATCGGTAGGCTAATTCCTGTAAGGGGTTGTGGCTCAGGATTTCATGGCTGAGGATCCACCCGGTGCATTGAACGCAGCTTCGCGATGATCAGCTCATTTACCTACCTTTTACGTCTCAGATGTGTGGCATTTATTCCTCCTTGAGTGTCTCGGTGTCAGCGAGTGGACGAATGCGCCGCCGCGCCGCTGCCGCTGAGGCGTCTGCGCtgcactgacaggaggcagctcCCTCATAAGAGCCTGGTCATTGTGGTGAGCAGCTTCAGAGAGGGAGGCAGCATGGAGGTACAATACACGTCCAAACCGGTGAGCATTTTCAGCTGGAGCCCACAAGAGGTCGTCCTTTAAgcaggatgtttgtgtgttttctaatttcaatattttctttttgtttaagcTTCACTTGAAAGTTTTGAGTTTGATTGTGCTGAGTGATGTTCATCTGCTGTGTGGGAGAGTTTACCTGTGCTCACCTTGAGTCTGAGTTTGATTTGGGGGgtttttgtgacatcacaactAGTTTGGAGAGGCCCAGTTAGAAACTTAAACAAATACGACGTGGGAACTTGAAACTTCCAGATCACAAACACTGAGgatgtctgctgctgcactgaaaggCTGTGTGTTGCTGGGAAACTTCTGTTATTTGCATATTCGTAGAATCTGGATTTTTCAACGAGGGGCAGCAGTATTgaactttaaacaaaacaaactaaagcaTATCAGATAAATGGTGATGACAAGGCTTCGTTTTTAAATATATCATTAAAGATTCATGGGGATGATCTTTAAGCTTGCAAAGGCCAAAATATTCCACAACCCTTTTAATCATCTAATACTAAAATATTTAGCTATTtatgtagcttttttttttttttttttttaaatatcaagCAGCAGTACAGTAACTGTAATCCTGTTTTGCAAATATgatcaaaatatctgctgtacGTGGTAATGGCCTTAAGGTGGGGCCTGCTTCAATATCAGAATTCCTGTTTTGAAATAAGGCTCCTTGTGTTAAAATTTAGCTTTACTCTACCTTTATTATTTGAGCCGATACCACACTATGTGATGTGTATCTCTGAATTCGTTGAGGCTGCTACCAGACCCGCTGACATCCAAAGACACTTTCAGGGTGAGGACAGATCAGATGCGGGCTGGGAGACAGAGTGGGCGTAAAAAAATCTGCCAGAAATTCCTTGAGATTTAGACAAATGGATAATTTAGGACATTTCATCTCTGGCCAGACGACAGAAACAAAACGTCAAGAAAAAATGTCACCGTCATTACCACTTTTGCACCCAGGACAAAAAGGCAAAGTCGAGCCGTGCAGGTAACAGCTGGCAGGACGGTGACAACAAACATCCAGCAGTGACCTGTGAAGACTGTTCTGGATCTTTAAAAGAGCAGCGGACAAAAGCAGTCTTAACTCAAGGTCAGGGTTGTCACTGCTCTGGAGCTTTTGACATATTCAGCTGCTCAAATTTCTGTTCTGTCACTCTTTTCCAACACGAACATAATGGAAATCTGACAACATTGTTGTTGATGAATCTCATGTGATATAATAGAAAGCTCTAGAAAACTTactaaatacaaatacaaacagcaaTGACCCCCTCTATAACTTGTCTCAGTATTCTTCACCCATCTAAAAATGTATTGCCACAGGGCCAATTTAACAACATGCAAAATTCCCTCTGAAATATACATCCAGAGAGGCCAAGGGTATAAGAAGTCTGAACTTTGCTGTTAAATTGGTCTGTAGCAGACTCCATCAGAGGGCAGTGTTGCTCCTTACAAACTCTGTCTGATGAGTCTTTACCAAACCCATGAATGTTTATACAGGAGGCTTGCCATTTAAAGAGGGAACATGAAGAATGACATCAAACCACACACCTGTTCACACGTGGAAGTAAAAAAAGGTAGACTTAAATTCTGGTGTCCAGACACTGTGCTGTGTGGCAGAGGTCCTGTTTGTAGACTTTCAGTATTTGACCCACATTGGCTTAAACTATCCAGAATATTAACCATTTACACATGGGCTCTAGAACTCTCCCTGCCCCATTTATCTTCAAATCTGATGTTTGCCTCTCCAGCGTACCTATTGTATCCAGTGCGTAGGCCGAGTGTGTAGTGCGTGTAATGCAGCGCAGTGTGTAGACAAAGGGCTGTCACTCCTGCTGCTGGAGTGGACATGAACAATACCTCGAGCCCCTTGGGCCACATTACACTGCAGAGAGTGGCATAAAGGGATGAGAGAAGGAGCTCTGGGAGCCTCTGACTAATGGAGAGAGAAATCAAAGCAGGAGTTCATATTCGCTGCGTGATGTCATACGATATGTCAAAACACCGAAGAAGACCCTGTTCAGTGATTTATTTGTGTTACCATAAATCATGTATATTCCCTTTTGACTAAATGAAGGGACATGTGCTCCTTTACAGACAGcactgatgtaaacaaatatttaacagcATCAGAGAATCTAAAGGCAGTTTTCACCTGAAAATGAGGCGGCAGCTGGACTGTTTTGATTATTGTTTTAAAGTTACCAAAAATGATTCATTCAAATCACGTTGAAATACTGAGCCAAAACTCCCTGCTGCTTCTTCCCTTTTGGTAGTTTTAAATAGAAGATCCTTGTGTTGCAAAACAAgacgatcacacacacacatttaacatgCACAATGCTTTTTAAAGAATATTCTAAAATATGTATATTACTGCTCTCACTGATTACATAGAAAAAAGACCACTGTCTTTATACTGTCACATTACTATTTCATGCATGCTCTTTCAGCAGACACATTAAACCTTTGCAAAAACTTTCTGGCTTCAGAGATATTGTAGGATAACTGGGATCAAAGCAGCATTAAAacataacccccccccccaaaaaacaaaaaaattttaCGACTGTCAGGGTTTATTCACATCTTGAATTTAAGCTGCAACTGAATCCAACATAGTGAAAGCACAAAAGGTTCCTCGCCATCAGTAGATTATTTTTtgtatgaataaaatgaacGTATTTATAAATCAGTACAACGTCACAACTGATCAGGCAGCAGACTTAAGGTAAAACATTGCAATCTTTTAGTAGTTGGACTACATGAATATAATACATAGCAGCTTCCAAGATATTCTCATGCTTTTCATTGTTGTGATGACTAATAATCTTGTAACTGTTTCCCATGGTGAAAAATCAATATGATATTCCCATAATAACTTTAGGACGCACAGTAATCTGCACGTGTAGGGTTTGTATTAAATAACCCCTCCTACAGGACAGGTCTTCAGTCTTGTGTGAAGCCTACCAGTAGGCCTACTGCTGCTTCCTGAAATCATTCAGCTGTCGTGGCCTCCTGCCTCcgtccatcctcctcctcctcctgtccttaAATATCCAGCACGTGGTTGAGGTAGGAGATGTAACAGATCGCGAGCCGCAGGATCTCAATCTTAGACAACTTCTTGTCTGGTGGGAGCGTCGGAAGCAGTTTTCTCAGCTCCGCAAAGGCCACGTTGAAGGCCAACACGCGGACTCGCTCCCTGGTGGCGTGCGCGGATCGATACTTAGCTGTCGCGCGCCTCTTCcgcctcttctcctccctgctgAGAGCGGGCACGTGTCCGGAGCGCGCTTTGCCCTCTCCGCCCGCGTGCGCGGCCGCCATGGACCCACACTGCACGGTCAAAGTGTCCAGGAGGGTCTCCGTGTCCGTTTGGCCCCAGGGCCGATCGGGACTGAGCATCATGCTTCTGTCCTCAGACCCTCAGACTGAAAAGatcctgaagaaaaagaaaatggtgaaaatacATCCAGAGGTGTTTGGAAATGATCTCAACTTTctgaaaaactgtttgtttttaacagcacTTTCTTGTACACGAAATCGGATGTGTAATGTAGAGCATGTCCAACTCGAACCAGCTTTTCGATTCCGAGAGATGCTTTACTTTAAGGAATAATACAAATACTCATATGGTGGGCTCTTTCTAGTcgtttttggtgttgtggtcATTGtgattactgtgtgtgtgtgtttttttgtcgGTCAAATTGTAAAACAAGGGACAAATGACTCTAAAATACATGGGACTCGTGCTGCCCCCTAGTGGTTGAGCTGTACACTCGCTGCTAGCAGTGACTGCGCTGTCCGAGGTTCTGAAAAATCAAGCCTACAGAAACAAAAGCGACTTGTTAAGTcacatgaagtaaaaaaaaaaaaaacagacatactTATAATCgtttttattgtcatgtgtAAATTACTtagcatgaaatgaaaatggatggaatTGTACTCTCATCTGTGTATTGCGGATGtatgacaaaaagaaatgtttcacatttcacattaccggttcagctgtctgtcttttctgcgCAGATGAGCTGCCCGTTTCGAACAGGCTTTAAGCTGTAAGGCTTGGCTTTATTTTCCatcttctttttgtgttttaatgcatttatgTTTCAAGTTCACAAAACTTGCTGTTTTAAGTTGCAAACATTTTAAGCTTGCAATGGAACGGAAACTGTGCAGCAGAGCAAAGGTTGAGCAGATGGTGCAGGATAGAATTAAAGTTTAACGTACCTTGCAAACGACAAAAACAGAGCCAGCAGATTCAGGAACCTCACATTAAAGATGCATCAATTCAGTGCAGGCGCACGCAGGTAAAGTTATCTCCCCTCCAGCCTCCATGCCGTCCCGGTTTTTATTTATATCTGAGTCGCGTTAAAGAGCTGAAAACAGGACGTGGGATCAGGTTTGACTTCGGGTGAGGAAGCGATGCGGTCCCGCTCGtcgtcctgctcctcctccctgtccGTCATGGTGCCAGGAGCGCATCGCATCCTCAAGTGAGTGACAGTCTGGCTTGttgctttctctgtttcctccaccCCTCAACCTCTCCGTAAAACCAAGCGACGACACGCACAGCCGGATAATAGCAGTGTGTGTCGTCCAAGCCTCTTCCGTTTTTAGTAGCAGATTCATTTGTCAGATTTGTTTCATTCTAAAGGTTACAACCCGATGAACTTATTAGCGGCCTTGTTGAACATAAAGTGATCATAGTCCACTGGACGTGAAACTACCTCCAGTCACGCCATATTTTCCTGAATCGTGTAAATATAAGGTCAAGTGAGCATCCGTGTctaaatagaaagaaaatggagTCAAATCTGACTTATAGCCTCACTGCCAAATGCAGATCCTCCAGCTGGCCATTAAaccttaaaaacaaataagtttCCTTTGAGGATATATTGGGTCATATGAAGGTTGAGTTGGCCAGGAGAGCTTTAAAAGCCCCAGCGGGCCTGTAGATAAGTAGGAACCTGTAAACCACAGTGCACAACATTTAGTTTGGTTATGAGCTGTTAATTTTACCACATGCGTTGCCACATGCAGCAGTTTAATAGGCCCAGTGCTGATTGAGGTACAGGTTTaggagagggaggatgagggaTACACAGACTGCATGAGGGCCGTAAGTCAAAACAGCTCATCCatgcaaacaagaaaacagatggaCACCAAGTTTAGTAAAGGTCAGTCAATGCCGTGACTCTTAACACAATGCATGTACAGTATCTGTGCACCAAAGCTGGATGTTGTGGTTCAGTTTGTGTCTATAGGTTGTTGTGGTAGGTGTAGTATTGGTGCTctggcattttatttttgatctgCTCATCTCTTAGGGAGAAATGTCAGTGCTAATCATTACTAACATAATCACTGTGAGTGAATCACAGAAGGGCCCCCAACTCTGTGCCAATGGTGGAAAATGTTTCCTCTGACCGAGTCAGAAATGGCACCATAAATGCTCGACAGGGATCGTGTGTCATTATTGAGAAGGCCTTGGCATATGGCTAACAGCGTTATCATTCTCACCAAGATGTGACCATTTCTGTTTCGTTGAATGTGAAGTATCATCCTGGGATATCCTGCTCATCACAGGAAGAGACGTGTCATGCGATGGAGGTGATTTCTCAGATTTGGTTTTAGTAAACCTTAGTGTTTGCACCTTAGTGATTCAAGGGCTGGAAATGCGACCTTTACTTTGCAGTTCTGCTTAGACTTAATGTAGCTGTTTCATTGATTTGgatatgtgttttatgttgagATGTTAGGAGTGTAAATTGCCTCAAACACTTAAGTTATTCCATTTACGCTCAATCTAGAATTACACCTTTATCAATGCATCTTATGTGTTTCATTGTATTTGAGAGGGTGAGGGTTGTCAGGTGTGGTGCTGACATGATTGcgggaatgtgtgtgtgatgtagtgtgtgtgttccatgATAAACCAGCAGTAATTGCACACTAGGAGACCATGCGAAATAGTTCTACGCTTTCTGATAAAAGCAGTtatctctctctggctctggtATCTGTTGCTCTCGGCTCCACAGTTGCTTTCATCTCACAGGAGGCATGCAAATCATCGAATATCCCACCTACGAGAAGTTTGGTTTTCTGCAACAGCCGTCAAGAGGATCTTAATTAGGGCCCTTTTTAAGCTGACAGAATATGTGTTTATCATGCTCTCAGTGAGGTTAGATGACTTCTGTGAAAATCCACAAACGTGATGCGTTGAGTGATTGTATTTTGAGTTCTTTGAACAGATATTTTGGCCACAGTCACTGGTAATTCATTCTGCCTGTATCCAAGGAGGGATGGCCCTAACTCTATAGTAAGACGTTTGTTGTCATGCCTCCCATAAAGTATATTGTTTCAACAGTGGCTTGGTATAGGGCTGTATTTGCCTGTATAGAATATAGGCTACAGTATAACATAAGCTGTGTATGTATAGTATATAGTTTGGGGAATGTTATAGATCCAACATGAACTAACATCCTCTGAGAGAGACAGCCTATACAagaatatacaatatatacaagAAAACCTTTTTTATCTAAAGGCTTTGCAGCCTGTAGCTTCACAGTAGCTCTGATCAATAAAGCACATCTGTCACAACTTTAACTCTAAAATGTGGAATCGGGATAAGCTAAGTCACCAGGCCAGGACAAATGAAACGATGCAATGGAGATTGACAAACACcatgcagacatttttcatcacctttttttatttcaaagtgtattaaaaatattcagcaCTTTGCATCACTCAGAACATAACCATCTGATTTCTGCGGGGAACAGTTCAGGTTGTGTGCCCTTTGTTACCCTCCACCATGTCTCTCTt is a window encoding:
- the LOC124067324 gene encoding helix-loop-helix protein 2-like encodes the protein MMLSPDRPWGQTDTETLLDTLTVQCGSMAAAHAGGEGKARSGHVPALSREEKRRKRRATAKYRSAHATRERVRVLAFNVAFAELRKLLPTLPPDKKLSKIEILRLAICYISYLNHVLDI